The DNA window ataattgttttattacctaattccctttttagttttcggggtataatttgcatattgcagatggttttcgtgccattatgcaatatactacgattttttttcccatcttttacatgcacaaaacctgttgcatgcattacaacatctcaattcaatattagtttacacaaagaagggggaatcttcaacccattagattttaaataccttatatgaggctttaaaactATTGATTATTTGCTACTCcgttttgataacattgaatttggtttcaccaagtactaaaaacagcgtctatgtaaaggaatatacatgtacattccatgagaactatcgaaaggatataacattaacatacccgcgttctgaaatacgttgccggtccaatagatcgcactCTATTGGctggcggtccaatagatcgaagtctattgaccggcggtctaatagatcacagtctattgaccagcggtctaatagatcacagtctattgaacggtgtaatgaagaataatgacccccgtagaataatgaccgggggtcatttttctacgaagaataatgacccccctagctgaagaataattggatttttctgaagaaaaaagacccaggggttatttttcttcatgttaaacatgaagaaaaatgacccccataaaaaaatgaccccccccccccccccccccccgtaaacatgaatagaaattggttaccccgtatccaagaaatgactttgaaattacttaatttttcactctgtttaactgattttgaagttataaacaccgaacttgtaaataaatcgctgtatatagtttttcatattcGTAGCAAGCACACGCAAAACACTCTAACGttattgttaacagttacgttacttttctcgtcgacatacggcgggaaatgacgcaaataaagaaaaattcatacacaatgagaaTATTGTGTGATAagtaacgaacaataatcattaAAGAATGATTGTTGTAATgatattataatgataataatgaagcaatattcattggtgaatgaattgtcaatcgaagaatgatacatgtatatatctttatggaaaaagactaaggggcaggtaacgtaggaatatgaatacttcttatttacatttcttggggaaagtgatttttaaaaaaatcattctgcgttagttttgttttcttctacgtaatacatgaacatcaatattctaaacatttgttgtaatgttgttttgtgatcatgaatagactttattcttttggagcaaatttgtgaagagcacctgactatagtaaatctaaatagataataaacactgatcgattataatgagaaaagattgtttctaaaagcgttgataagaggttaggacccatgttaggggtttatatcccgcttgattttgatcacacgatctttattgtatccaaagttaccaatgctcatacaaactattgaagcattaatcatcttgatatcaACTAAactaaagtatgccgaggataaagtaaaatatattttctgtacgagtactctcagtactttgacgattttccttattggccgttaacctctactggcgtaatggctgctgtcagtgcctacAAATTTCAGCTTGGTaataatgcctaacagtggagtaaacttttcaaaattttggtttcatcattaattctgggtgatgaacttgtatacccagcagtttgtactgtggaaatcctcaatgcaagtataattcatgaacaatatgaaaatatagaagatgcgacggcgaagcgcgaagatgcgaagacgaaagtgctaagttgcgaaggcgaagaagtgatactactattgcttcttcgcctttgcaacttcgcactctcgccttcgaaacTTTGtgctttcgcctttttagctcaccgagacgaagtcaatgggagcatatgctatacccccggcgtcggcgtccggagctggttaaagttttagttgcagctcctgtttctaagctattacttgtcctttcttcaccaaaattacatgcatgatgcatctggacctactgaatctggttcctataactttcagatgctggaggaggtttagGTTTtgggagcaggttaaagtttttttgttgtatgtgccctttaatagcaatatctaagttactgctggtccgtacttcaccaaacttgcatggatggtgtgtcttatgatacttatgcacctgacaggcttgaatgctgaatcagagccataggtttatgattcttgatgaggttaattttttggaacaggtcacatgttttatagatgatagcttgcatagttgatttaactatattataaatgatacGTAGAGGTTTctttagatgcagagcctgatctccgcTAAAAAGGATGCTAgcgaaatctcctacctcatcCTCAGTGACCCCTAGCGGAGAGATTCTGTAATTTGATCATTGCCTTTAGAGATACTGAAGATACAAGACGTGTTCTCTCGATTGATAAGAAAACGTCCCAGAGAAAGAAGAACGCCAAGGAAGGTAAATATAATAGTATGGAGATTTTGAACATGATGTGTTCAACTAATTATAGTTTTGGACGATGGATTTGAGAAATCCAAATTTTCATGAGTTGAAAAGTGAGAAAATACCCCATGAGGTGGGATTGGGCCATTATTGGAAGCGCATATTTATTCCAAGAAAAATGTGTATGCTATCTGTAGAGTATGTACATGTCTGTAATTATGGTTTTCTCCCGTGATTAGcgattaaaaagaaattaatgaataagAACAAGTATATAGATATGAGGGGTTCTTTCTTTGTTTTGGAGGGTAAAACAAATTTAGCAATGTAAAGTTACAtgtaagtgtaattttgagtagAATTTGAACAAgtgattttgaatattttagatgCCACCTGCGGTTACGACGctgaaaagaaaacattcttTGAAGGGGAAAAGTATTCTCACAGTCATAAAGAGAACTAGGCAGAATGAGTTAACGGGTTCTGCAGCCAGGATGGCCACGCAAGTGAGGACAGAAGATTTGGATAATGAGGAATTAATTAGTCAGTTTCGACAAATTACAGGAGAGAGTGCCGCTGATTGCTTAGAGATGGCGGGGAAGGCGATCAACAAAAGAAATCTTGTCTGCTTATTGCATAATACCATTATTTATGCTAATGAAGTAGGCCAGCCTGGAGAGCAACTGACCGAAACGATGGTAGGCAATTTTTCCTACTAGGGGGTCAATTTATGATAACTTAATGTACTGTTACAGGTATTGTGGGTAATTATGCTTTCCGGAAAATGGCAGGTTACGCATTGGGTGTTTTCTTTTCTATTATTCCGGAAGTTATACCgggttttttcttttatatttaaagttttgtttCCTGTGGCTATTTTTAGCAATCTGGTAGTGCTGCAATCGTAAATGATAACCAGACAAGGGGAGCCTCTACATCTGCACACGAAAGGGAGACAGAAAAGAACAATAAGAAAGACAAGAACATTCACGAAGACGAGATTCTTTCCAGGATAGCAGACTTGGAAAAAGCGACGGAAAGTGTGGAAAGTTTAAAGGACAAGGTACGAGGACTTGCCCTACAAAAGTCACCGAATGAGGCAatgattttgttattgttaGAGGAATTAGCAAATGTAGCCAGAAAAAGACAACATGATGACTCAAGTGTATTTGAAGAGCTATCAAGACAAGCTCTCAAGCATCAAGGGTCAATAAATTTGGCTTCGTTGGTGTTAAATGTAGTTGGGGGGTCTTCAGATGTTGTTATTAAGGCTCTTAACAAATGTGTGAAAGAGAAAAAAGTAGAATCAAAGTTAACAGCTCCAGAGAAAGCAGAAAATGAGAACACCCATCAATCACCTTTGGCAAATGTTTATAATCCAATAAATCCATTTTTGATGCCACAACAGTCATACCAATATGCACCATATCAGAATTACTCAATGTTTAACAGTAGGCCTAGAGGTAGATTCAATCAGTGGAAACCTAGAggaaattgttatttttgtgATATGCCTGGACATAGTATCCGAGAATGTCAAAAAATGAAACTGGCTAAAGAACAAAGAAAGTAAATGAGTATCTTGGGATATCAGTTTTATTCATGTTGGACAAGTTATTTCACCTTGTATCCAGGGACACTGATTCCCTAGTGAATTTTTTTCACGTGGGTCTTGGTGGAATGCTGTCCTTTCCCAAATCCTATTGGATGTTTTCTATAGAATATATGAAGATTGTGTCTTAAAATGTAGATTATTCATTCCTTATAGTTTATATTCTTTTGTAGGCATTGCATGCACCTGACAATTGTGGAAACCTATTTGTTCCAGAATGGGAATTTGACTGTAATTTTAATCCAGTGCATGCAGAAAATAATAAGAGAAAACATCCAATATGGACAACTTTGGGAGGGGACAACATTCCATCACATGTTGACCCATACATTTTTAATGAAGAGTGTGCAGTAAAATCTTCATGCagtttatatttaagaaatccAGATTTTTTCATTGCTGGAGAACTACATAATCAATTTTGTCATTGGGAAAAAATTTTGTTGGATAATGACACATCTAGTCTTGTTAAACAGTGGTTAAAAGATGGAGTTGATGTTACAgaattttttacacattttaaaggTAATTTTAAAGGTTGTAGTTACAACTCTTTATTTCCTCCACaaagattttttcaaaatgcaccAATCTGTAAACAGTTCAAAGAATTTATTTGCTCAGAATTGTACGAAAGAATACTTAATGGATCCTTGTCTGTTGTTGGTAAAGTGGGAGAATGTGAGCTTCCACATATTATTATGCCTTTAACTGTAGAACCAACAAAACCAAGACTTTGTCATGATGACAGGTATATTAATCTTTGGACAAAAGATACACCTTTTCAAttggaaaatttaaaacatgtaccCAGGATGGTtgaaaaagatatgaaaatgaTAACATGTGATGAAAAATCAGGGTATGATCAtgttattttatgcaaaaattcTAGAAAATACTTTGGAATACAGTTTGGAGGTTGGGTTTTCACATACAACACATTACCATTTGGCTGGAAATCATCCCCTTACATTTATCAAACCATAGGAATGCaagtaacaaattatttaagaagtAGAAGTATTTATAACATACAGTACATTGACGATAGACTAGTAATTGAATATGCTAAGTCTAGGATAACAGATGTTTCCTATTTTTTACTTGAATTACTTACAAGGCTAGGATATACCCTTTCCTGGAAGAAAAGTCAGTTTGTACCATCTCAGGTGGTTAAATATCTGGGTTATTTTATTGATTCTTCCAAAATGGCATTTTCTTTACCAGatgagaaaaaaatgtctttttcaaaattgagAGAATCTATATTGTTGtcaaattttgttgatattagaACTTTGCAAAGGTTTGCTGGaaaatgcatttcattttgtttagttGTTCCTGCCGCAAAATTGTACTGTAGAGAAGTCAATAAAGCAATTTCTTATGGCATGAAGAATTCACAAATGATAAAAGTAGAAAACTCTCTCAAACAGGAGATAGAATATTggagatttattgatacttggGAGGGCTGTATGACTTGGAGATTAGAAACTCATAAACAGATAATGTTGGCGACTGATGCATCAGGTTTTAAATATGGTGGAAAAATTTTGTCTGGT is part of the Crassostrea angulata isolate pt1a10 chromosome 3, ASM2561291v2, whole genome shotgun sequence genome and encodes:
- the LOC128179024 gene encoding uncharacterized protein LOC128179024 isoform X1, which gives rise to MPPAVTTLKRKHSLKGKSILTVIKRTRQNELTGSAARMATQVRTEDLDNEELISQFRQITGESAADCLEMAGKAINKRNLVCLLHNTIIYANEVGQPGEQLTETMQSGSAAIVNDNQTRGASTSAHERETEKNNKKDKNIHEDEILSRIADLEKATESVESLKDKALHAPDNCGNLFVPEWEFDCNFNPVHAENNKRKHPIWTTLGGDNIPSHVDPYIFNEECAVKSSCSLYLRNPDFFIAGELHNQFCHWEKILLDNDTSSLVKQWLKDGVDVTEFFTHFKGNFKGCSYNSLFPPQRFFQNAPICKQFKEFICSELYERILNGSLSVVGKVGECELPHIIMPLTVEPTKPRLCHDDRYINLWTKDTPFQLENLKHVPRMVEKDMKMITCDEKSGYDHVILCKNSRKYFGIQFGGWVFTYNTLPFGWKSSPYIYQTIGMQVTNYLRSRSIYNIQYIDDRLVIEYAKSRITDVSYFLLELLTRLGYTLSWKKSQFVPSQVVKYLGYFIDSSKMAFSLPDEKKMSFSKLRESILLSNFVDIRTLQRFAGKCISFCLVVPAAKLYCREVNKAISYGMKNSQMIKVENSLKQEIEYWRFIDTWEGCMTWRLETHKQIMLATDASGFKYGGKILSGEFKGLILSDFWSNDDSRPIHLKEAEAVYNVLYSCKDKIKNSRVDVLSDNMAVIKTWENQGGKDKQLNDIIKQLFCFVYEFNISLNLQYVQSKLNVADEPSRSISLSDCMLSETSWAYVEQLFGPHTVDLMSLDSNCMKDRYGKMLRHFTPYPTVLSDSVNVFVQNVNEEENPYVFPPFQMIFPLLKLFKEQNVKCCTMVLPIFQEKPIWWPFLASHCISQTILGRKGDVRVLKLPTSKGFINDVRGLKNDLGVFRLQF
- the LOC128179024 gene encoding uncharacterized protein LOC128179024 isoform X2, which gives rise to MPPAVTTLKRKHSLKGKSILTVIKRTRQNELTGSAARMATQVRTEDLDNEELISQFRQITGESAADCLEMAGKAINKRNLVCLLHNTIIYANEVGQPGEQLTETMQSGSAAIVNDNQTRGASTSAHERETEKNNKKDKNIHEDEILSRIADLEKATESVESLKDKVRGLALQKSPNEAMILLLLEELANVARKRQHDDSSVFEELSRQALKHQGSINLASLVLNVVGGSSDVVIKALNKCVKEKKVESKLTAPEKAENENTHQSPLANVYNPINPFLMPQQSYQYAPYQNYSMFNSRPRGRFNQWKPRGNCYFCDMPGHSIRECQKMKLAKEQRK